A window of the Callospermophilus lateralis isolate mCalLat2 chromosome 7, mCalLat2.hap1, whole genome shotgun sequence genome harbors these coding sequences:
- the Clca1 gene encoding calcium-activated chloride channel regulator 1, giving the protein MGSLKSSVFILILYLLEGTLSNSLIQLNNNGYESIVIAIDPNVPEDEALIQQIKDMVNQASPYLFEATGKRFYFKNVAILIPENWKTKPDYVRPKLETYDNADVLIAEPNLPGNDKPYTEMIGGCGEKGERIHFTPDFLAGKKLTQYGPQGRVFVHEWAHLQWGVFEEYNDNQKFYLSNGKPQAVRCSAAITGSHGVPKCQGGSCITKPCKINKLTGLYEQNCEFIPQTQQTEKASIMFQQSIGSVVEFCTEQNHNSEAPNSQNQKCNLRSTWEVIRESEDFKKTTPMTTQPPNPTFSLLQIGQRIVCLVLDKSGSMANANRLNRMNQAGKLFLLHTVEQGSWVGMVMFDSVASVQSELRQINSDADRDVLTRGLPIVPSGGTSICSGLRSAFTVIRKKYSTDGAEIVLLTDGEDNTISSCFDEVKQSGAIIHTVALGPSAAKELEELSKMTGGLKMYASDQVQNNGLIDAFGTLSSGNGAPSQRSIQLESKGLTLQNNNQWMNGTVIVDSTVGKDTFFLVTWTKQTPQILLWDPSGKLQSGFVMDTAIRMASLQIPGTTKVGTWRYSLQASSQTLTLTVSSRASNTTVPPITVKTRMNQDTGKFPNPMRVYAKVRQGALPILRANVTALIESANGKTVTLELLDNGAGADAAKNDGVYSRYFTNYDANGRYSVKIWVLGGITAVRQRAIPHQNGAKYIPGWIENGQIKWNIPQAEISDNTSQEEQVWFSRTSSGGSFVASNVPSGSIPDLFPPCQITDLQAEIQEGSLINLTWTAPGDDYDQGQAHKYVIRISTSILDLRDNFNVSVQVNTTHLIPKEANSEEVFVFKPENITFENGTDLFIAIQVVDKANLKSEISNIARVSLFIPLQPEDTSTPYPSITTNSTICGFHILKIMWKWIGELQMSLP; this is encoded by the exons ATGGGATCATTAAAGAGTTCTGTCTTCATCTTGATCCTGTACCTTCTAGAAGGGACCCTGAGCAATTCCCTCATTCAGCTGAACAATAATGGCTATGAGAGCATTGTCATTGCAATTGACCCCAATGTGCCTGAAGATGAAGCACTCATTCAACAAATAAAG GACATGGTGAATCAGGCATCTCCATACCTGTTTGAAGCTACGGGGAAACGATTCTATTTCAAAAATGTTGCCATTTTGATTCCTGAAAACTGGAAGACAAAACCTGATTATGTGAGACCAAAACTGGAAACCTATGATAAT GCTGATGTTCTGATTGCTGAACCTAATCTTCCGGGTAATGATAAACCATATACTGAGATGATAGGAGGGTGTGGAGAAAAGGGTGAAAGGATTCATTTCACTCCTGACTTCTTAGCAGGAAAGAAGTTGACTCAGTATGGACCACAAG GTAGGGTTTTTGTCCATGAGTGGGCTCATCTACAATGGGGAGTATTTGAAGAATACAATGATAACCAGAAATTCTACTTATCCAATGGAAAACCGCAAGCAGTAAG ATGTTCAGCAGCTATTACTGGTTCCCATGGAGTTCCAAAGTGCCAGGGAGGAAGTTGTATCACCAAACCTTGCAAAATCAACAAATTAACAGGATTGTATGAACAAAACTGTGAGTTCATACCCCAAACGCAACAGACTGAGAAGGCTTCCATAATGTTCCAACAAAGTATTGGTTCT gtggttgaattctGTACAGAACAAAACCACAACTCAGAAGCTCCAAACTCGCAAAACCAAAAATGCAATCTCCGAAGCACATGGGAAGTGATCCGCGAGTCTGAGGACTTTAAGAAAACCACTCCTATGACAACACAGCCACCTAATCCCACTTTCTCACTGCTGCAGATCGGACAACGAATTGTGTGTTTAGTCCTTGATAAGTCTGGAAGCATGGCG AATGCTAACCGCCTTAACCGGATGAATCAAGCAGGGAAGCTTTTCCTGCTGCACACCGTGGAACAGGGCTCCTGGGTTGGGATGGTGATGTTCGACAGTGTCGCCTCTGTACAAAGTGAACTCAGACAGATTAACAGTGACGCCGACAGGGATGTTCTCACTAGAGGCTTACCCATAGTACCTTCAGGAGGGACATCCATCTGCTCTGGGCTTCGATCAGCATTTACT GTGATTAGGAAGAAATACTCTACAGATGGAGCTGAAATCGTACTGCTGACTGACGGGGAGGACAACACTATAAGCAGCTGCTTTGATGAGGTGAAGCAAAGTGGAGCCATCATCCATACAGTCGCCCTGGGGCCCTCTGCAGCTAAAGAACTAGAGGAGCTGTCCAAAATGACAG GAGGTTTAAAGATGTATGCTTCAGATCAAGTTCAGAACAACGGCCTCATTGACGCTTTCGGGACCCTTTCATCAGGAAATGGAGCTCCTTCTCAGCGCTCCATCCAG CTGGAGAGTAAGGGATTAACCCTCCAGAACAataatcagtggatgaatggcacGGTAATAGTGGACAGCACAGTGGGAAAGGACACTTTCTTTCTTGTCACCTGGACAAAACAGACACCCCAAATCCTTCTTTGGGATCCCAGTGGAAAGTTACAAAGTGGCTTTGTAATGGACACAGCTATCAGAATGGCCTCCCTCCAAATCCCAGGCACCACCAAG GTTGGGACTTGGAGATACAGTCTGCAAGCAAGCTCACAAACTCTGACTCTGACTGTCTCCTCCCGTGCATCAAATACTACTGTCCCTCCAATTACAGTGAAAACCAGAATGAACCAGGACACAGGCAAATTCCCCAACCCCATGAGAGTTTATGCAAAAGTTCGTCAAGGAGCCTTACCAATTCTTAGGGCCAATGTCACAGCCCTGATTGAATCAGCAAATGGGAAAACAGTTACCTTGGAATTACTGGACAATGGAGCAG GGGCTGATGCTGCTAAGAATGATGGTGTCTACTCAAGGTACTTTACAAATTATGATGCAAATGGAAGATATAGTGTAAAAATATGGGTCCTGGGAGGAATTACTGCAGTCAGACAGAGAGCAATTCCTCATCAAAATGGAGCCAAGTACATACCTGGCTGGATTGAGAATG gtCAAATAAAATGGAATATACCACAAGCTGAAATTAGTGACAATACTTCTCAAGAGGAGCAAGTGTGGTTCAGCAGAACATCTTCAGGAGGTTCATTTGTGGCTTCCAATGTCCCAAGTGGTTCCATTCCTGACCTCTTCCCACCTTGTCAAATCACTGACCTGCAGGCAGAAATCCAAGAGGGCAGTCTCATTAACCTGACTTGGACGGCTCCTGGGGATGATTACGATCAGGGACAAG ctcACAAGTATGTCATTCGAATAAGTACAAGTATTCTTGACCTCAGAGACAATTTCAATGTTTCAGTTCAAGTGAACACTACTCATCTCATTCCAAAGGAGGCCAACTCAGAGGAAGTCTTTGTGTTCAAACCGgaaaatatcacttttgaaaatgGCACGGATCTCTTCATTGCTATTCAGGTTGTTGATAAGGCTAATCTTAAATCCGAAATATCCAACATTGCACGAGTATCTTTGTTTATTCCTCTTCAACCTGAAGATACTTCTACTCCTTATCCTAGTATTACTACCAATAGTACCATTTGTggctttcacattttaaaaattatgtggaaGTGGATAGGGGAATTGCAAATGTCCTTACCTTAA